Proteins from a genomic interval of Equus quagga isolate Etosha38 chromosome 13, UCLA_HA_Equagga_1.0, whole genome shotgun sequence:
- the RAB7B gene encoding ras-related protein Rab-7b — protein MNPRKKVDLKLIIIGALGVGKTSLLHQYVHKTFYEDYQTTLGASILSKIIVLDDTTLKLQIWDTGGQERFRSMVSTFYKGSDGCILAFDVTDLESFEALDTWRGDVLAKTIPMEQSYPMVVLGNKIDLADRQVPQEVARGWCKEKDIPYFEVSAKNDINVVQAFEMLASRALSRYQSILENYLTDSIKLSPEDQSQSRCC, from the exons ATGAATCCCCGGAAGAAGGTGGACCTGAAGCTCATCATCATTGGAGCCCTGGG GGTAGGAAAGACCTCCCTCCTCCACCAATATGTTCACAAGACGTTTTACGAGGACTACCAGACCACGCTGGGGGCCAGCATTCTCTCCAAGATTATCGTACTGGATGACACAACTTTAAAGCTACAG ATCTGGGACACAGGCGGACAGGAGCGGTTCCGCTCCATGGTGTCCACATTCTACAAAGGCTCCGATGGCTGCATCCTGGCTTTCGATGTCACCGACCTGGAGTCCTTTGAAGCCCTGGATACCTGGCGGGGTGATGTTCTGGCCAAAACCATTCCAATGGAGCAGTCCTACCCCATGGTGGTGCTGGGCAACAAGATCGATCTGGCAGACCGGCAG GTGCCACAGGAGGTAGCCCGAGGCTGGTGTAAAGAGAAGGATATTCCCTATTTTGAAGTCAGTGCCAAGAACGACATCAACGTGGTACAAGCCTTCGAGATGCTGGCCAGTCGGGCTCTGTCGAGG taTCAAAGCATCTTAGAGAATTACCTCACAGACTCCATCAAGCTCTCACCAGAAGACCAGTCCCAGAGTAGATGCTGCTGA